A single region of the Fusarium keratoplasticum isolate Fu6.1 chromosome 7, whole genome shotgun sequence genome encodes:
- a CDS encoding NAD(P)-bd-dom domain-containing protein: protein MSGYLSSRSSSTSSLSSSNSSPLTTPGSEPDLGLAVSSVPLSTSNGSFILVTGGLGFIGSHTTLELLKVGYNVIIVDDLSNSYHGVFSRIRMLAEKYCEEQGRKMPALHFHKLDYRSKAMQFLLESYSTLVPVSDDTTGESIRRESRVAGVIHFAAFKSVSESIERPFQYYRNNVCGLVDFVELLGKHNIRKFVFSSSATVYGTKAEEGRPLQEEDLVHHSTTYLDEMGNQRVAEPVVSGLQSPYARSKYFCEAILADIAHADPSWRIVALRYFNPIGCHPSGLLGEDPKGIPTNLFPVITQVLTGERAQLDIFGTDWETRDGTAIRDFIHVADLARGHAAALGAEINAPFRTFNLGTGTGTTVAEALQSLEAASSRRIPVKLAPRRGGDVGFCVAANDRAANELKWTAQESIQQCASDLWNFVTRSSQPQVQVQVQQKQQQTQTQQPQQQHAQR, encoded by the coding sequence ATGTCTGGATATCTCAGCAGCCGTTCGTCGTCGACCTCGTCTCTCTCGTCGTCAAACTCTTCACCTCTCACAACTCCAGGCTCAGAACCAGATCTGGGCTTGGCAGTGAGCAGCGTTCCCCTTTCCACCTCCAATGGCagtttcatcctcgtcactggcggccttggcttcATCGGGTCACACACCACTCTCGAGCTGCTAAAGGTCGGATACAATGTGATCATTGTCGACGACCTCAGCAACAGCTACCACGGTGTCTTTAGCCGCATCAGAATGCTGGCTGAGAAATACTGCGAAGAGCAAGGTCGCAAGATGCCTGCTCTGCACTTCCACAAGCTCGACTACCGCAGCAAGGCGATGCAGTTTCTCCTAGAATCATACTCGACACTCGTCCCAGTCTCGGACGACACAACTGGGGAGAGCATCAGGAGGGAGTCCAGAGTTGCAGGTGTCATCCACTTTGCCGCCTTCAAGTCTGTCAGCGAGTCGATCGAGAGGCCCTTTCAGTACTACCGCAACAATGTCTGTGGCCTGGTCGActttgttgagcttcttggaaaACACAACATCCGCAAGTTTGTCTTTTCTTCCTCAGCCACCGTCTACGGCACCAAGGCCGAAGAAGGACGTCCTCTGCAAGAAGAGGACCTTGTCCACCACAGCACAACATACCTGGACGAGATGGGCAACCAGAGGGTGGCCGAGCCAGTGGTGTCGGGGCTGCAGAGCCCGTACGCGCGTTCCAAGTATTTCTGCGAAGCCATCCTTGCCGATATTGCGCACGCAGATCCTTCTTGGCGAATCGTTGCGCTCCGGTACTTTAACCCCATTGGGTGTCACCCATCCGGGCTGCTCGGAGAGGACCCCAAGGGCATCCCGACCAATCTCTTCCCGGTCATCACGCAGGTGCTAACTGGGGAGAGGGCCCAGCTCGACATATTTGGCACCGACTGGGAGACTCGAGACGGGACTGCCATCAGGGACTTTATCCACGTGGCTGACCTAGCCCGAGGACACGCTGCAGCCCTCGGAGCCGAGATCAACGCACCGTTCCGCACATTCAACCTGGGCACAGGCACTGGGACGACAGTGGCCGAGGCACTGcagagcctcgaggctgcaTCGTCGCGGCGGATCCCCGTCAAGCTGGCGCCTCGCAGGGGAGGCGATGTGGGCTTTTGCGTGGCGGCCAACGACCGAGCGGCGAATGAGCTAAAGTGGACGGCGCAGGAGTCGATCCAGCAGTGCGCAAGCGACCTGTGGAACTTTGTGACGCGGTCATCACAACCACAGGTGCAGGTGCAGGTGCAGCAGAAGCAACAGCAGACGCAGACTcagcagccacagcagcagcacgcACAGCGGTGA
- a CDS encoding Alpha-galactosidase gives MKSSAASGAQDTGDKVNTKKSWPLWKKLAIVGIILIIVIPLAVGLGVGLSKNKGGDDDSSGDDDQDDSGSDNDTPGGDTNRTSIWQPEVGAAWQIILIKPIEISDDGKVSPDVDIYDIDLYDNDESTFSALHKAGKKVICYFSAGSWEDWRDDKDDFNEADLGDELDGWPDERWLNVSSPAVRTIIKKRIEYAAEKGCDAIDPDNVDGFQNENGLDLTSDDAVSFVKFLADTAASFNMSTGLKNAGDIIPDVISDVHFSVNEQCVEFAECETFAEFVENDKPVFHIEYPKGTPNKVSSKDSSEICSQKGKAAGTEGFSTVIKTMDLNGWVQYCDGKKYTTDVDA, from the exons ATGAAGTCTTCGGCGGCCTCCGGGGCCCAAGACActggcgacaaggtcaacaccaaaaagtcttggcctctgtGGAAGAAGCTCGCTATcgtcggcatcatcctcatcattgTTATCCCTCTCGCCGTCGGCTTGGGCGTCGGCCTGTCCAAGAACAAGGGCGGGGATGATGACAGCTCTGGCGACGATGACCAGGACGACTCTGGCTCTGACAACGACACTCCTGGCGGCGACACCAACCGTACCTCGATCTGGCAGCCAGAGGTGGGCGCCGCCTGGCagatcatcctcatcaagccCATAGAGATTAGCGACGACGGCAAGGTCTCTCCCGACGTCGACATCTACGACATTGACCTCTACGACAACGACGAATCTACCTTTTCCGCCCTCCACAAGGCCGGCAAGAAGGTCATCTGCTACTTCAGCGCCGGATCTTGGGAGGACTGGCgcgacgacaaggacgacTTCAACGAGGCCGATCTTGGTGACGAGCTCGACGGGTGGCCTGATGAGCGCTGGCTCAACGTGTCCAGCCCGGCCGTGCgtaccatcatcaagaagcgcATCGAGTATGCGGCCGAGAAGGGATGCGACGCTATTGACCCAGACAATGTCGATGGATTC CAAAACGAGAATGGCCTTGATCTGACCTCCGACGATGCAGTCTCCTTTGTCAAGTTCCTGGCAGACACGGCAGCCTCGTTCAACATGTCGACGGGCCTCAAGAACGCTGGAGACATCATCCCCGACGTCATCTCGGATGTGCATTTCTCCGTGAACGAGCAATGCGTCGAGTTCGCCGAATGCGAAACGTTCGCCGAGTTTGTCGAGAACGACAAGCCCGTCTTCCACATCGAGTACCCCAAGGGGACACCGAACAAGGTTTCAAGCAAGGATTCAAGCGAAATATGCTcccagaagggcaaggcGGCGGGGACAGAGGGCTTCAGCACCGTGATCAAGACCATGGATCTGAACGGCTGGGTCCAGTACTGCGACGGTAAGAAGTACACGACTGACGTGGACGCTTGA
- a CDS encoding LCCL domain-containing protein, giving the protein MSDNAHGEPRGSREDHRHEAVADEEAQLLLPTEQFEFEENAEAQRLAPRHPVKFLERIAGPDPPRIQSIKPFFLSAQRYPINIVDRYFATLTRKILLLIAFLLLWIIAYSIPLYAGNHAVKDAHNDYVVNLDCVDTLWKRKNLCGLDGLDCRPFFNTSFSFRCPANCAGVQVLNPRAVGGLDVNYRPLVIGDKVYRADSFICGSAIHAGIVTDSRGGCGRLSRSGEQKSFLGVERNRIVSIPFDSNFPSSFTFSSESDITCSKDPRQLLLYISLYFTAIFSIFTTSPALQFFVIFIAIFSQVGLASDPPTASHFNISVLPDHISSLAGRLLPALFCATIIYKTCVSRALSGLEAQFEKVLFWLGGFWLGALSNYTLDWIPINRLTAHDLEQQPGAKVALAVIICILVSIVCQQVYVFWLERRMLPYLALYGLFILGIVFFVAIPELDLRIHHYILALLLLPGTSVQTRSSLLYQGILLGLFVNGIARWGFDSVLQTPADLRQDGSFNSFVPTIDTPVIASTPEGFNISFSWQGPPTPLFNGISVLVNDVERYRRFFPETTSAYNFSWTRATDFGLPEYFRFAYMRDRMTLDYTKAGTWFANGTWSMPEPDSV; this is encoded by the coding sequence ATGAGCGATAATGCTCATGGAGAGCCGAGAGGTTCTCGAGAAGACCACCGGCATGAGGCTGTGGCAGACGAGGAGGCCCAGCTTTTGCTGCCTACCGAGCAATTCGAATTTGAGGAAAACGCTGAGGCTCAACGCCTTGCACCGCGCCACCCTGTCAAGTTTCTCGAGAGAATCGCAGGACCGGATCCTCCCCGGATTCAAAGCATCAAGCCATTCTTTCTATCTGCCCAACGATATCCTATCAACATTGTTGATCGCTATTTCGCAACTCTCACACGCAAGATCCTTTTGTTGATCGCGTTCTTGCTCCTCTGGATAATTGCATATTCTATTCCCTTATATGCTGGAAATCACGCAGTTAAGGATGCCCACAATGACTACGTAGTCAACTTGGACTGCGTCGATACCCTTTGGAAGCGCAAGAACCTGTGTGGACTTGATGGACTAGACTGCCGCCCATTTTTCAACACCTCATTTTCCTTTCGCTGCCCAGCAAACTGCGCCGGGGTCCAAGTGTTGAATCCACGCGCTGTTGGCGGACTAGACGTCAACTACCGACCATTGGTTATAGGCGACAAGGTCTATCGCGCCGACTCTTTCATCTGTGGTTCCGCTATTCATGCTGGGATCGTTACTGACAGCAGGGGAGGCTGTGGTAGACTCAGCAGATCTGGCGAGCAGAAGAGCTTCCTGGGTGTCGAGAGAAACAGGATCGTATCGATACCTTTCGACTCCAACTTTCCATCTTCGTTCACCTTTTCATCCGAGTCAGACATTACTTGCAGCAAGGACCCGCGCCAACTCTTGCTCTACATTTCACTCTACTTCACGGCCATCTTTTCGATATTCACAACATCGCCGGCCTTGCAGTTTTTCGTCATCTTCATTGCTATTTTTTCTCAGGTTGGCCTAGCATCTGATCCCCCAACAGCCTCTCATTTCAATATTTCTGTCCTTCCAGATCACATCTCCTCCCTCGCTGGAAGATTGCTTCCAGCACTATTCTGCGCCACCATCATTTACAAGACTTGTGTTTCAAGGGCTTTATCTGGCCTGGAAGCGCAGTTTGAAAAGGTCTTGTTCTGGCTAGGAGGTTTCTGGCTTGGAGCCCTCTCCAACTACACATTGGATTGGATTCCCATCAATCGACTCACGGCACATGATTTGGAGCAACAACCTGGAGCCAAGGTGGCACTCGCCGTCATCATTTGCATCCTTGTATCAATCGTCTGTCAGCAAGTATACGTCTTTTGGTTGGAGAGACGCATGTTACCGTATCTCGCTCTTTATGGACTCTTCATTCTTGGcatcgtcttctttgtcgccATTCCGGAACTCGACCTTCGTATTCACCACTACATCTTGGCCCTCCTGCTACTCCCCGGTACGAGCGTCCAGACTCGATCCTCACTCCTATATCAAGGCATACTCTTAGGCCTTTTCGTCAACGGGATCGCTCGATGGGGGTTTGATTCTGTTCTGCAGACACCTGCCGATCTGCGTCAGGATGGTTCCTTTAATTCTTTCGTCCCTACAATAGACACGCCAGTCATTGCATCAACCCCGGAAGGATTCAACATTTCATTCTCCTGGCAGGGACCACCAACGCCCCTATTTAATGGCATTAGTGTGCTCGTCAACGACGTCGAGCGATACCGCCGTTTCTTCCCCGAGACCACCTCCGCCTACAACTTCTCGTGGACACGAGCCACAGACTTTGGACTTCCAGAATACTTTCGTTTTGCTTATATGCGAGACAGAATGACGTTGGATTACACAAAAGCAGGTACCTGGTTTGCAAACGGGACTTGGAGTATGCCAGAACCAGACAGCGTGTAG